The following are encoded together in the Candida orthopsilosis Co 90-125, chromosome 5 draft sequence genome:
- a CDS encoding Hfl2 HAP5-like protein encodes MSNLRHLMNYDDDDNDSSSTGNNGVNSYGTHKSANNAFSINNLINGPVPTSTNEDQIALPKLEYNYATPQQSAIYAGGSVSDNNQVPTIQPEQANLQPTVVEDQNQTTPTNRISQEQILASFERIKTHFPAARIKKIMQSDEEIGKVAQATPIIVGRALEIFMANLVEVSVLQAKQQGVKRITASHVKSAIENTEQFDFLVEAVEKYPSLKN; translated from the coding sequence ATGTCTAATCTACgccatttgatgaattacgatgatgatgataatgatagCAGTAGCACTGGAAATAATGGTGTCAACAGCTACGGCACTCACAAGAGTGCCAATAATGCATTCAGTATAAATAACCTCATCAATGGACCTGTACCAACCTCCACCAACGAAGATCAAATTGCACTTCCGAAACTAGAATACAATTACGCTACACCACAACAAAGCGCTATATATGCTGGTGGTAGTGTTAGTGACAACAATCAAGTCCCAACTATCCAACCAGAACAAGCAAATCTACAACCTACAGTAGTAGAAgaccaaaatcaaaccacGCCGACAAATCGTATATCGCAAGAACAAATACTAGCCAGCTTTGAACGGATCAAGACTCACTTTCCTGCCGcaagaatcaaaaagattatgcaaagtgatgaagaaatagGTAAAGTCGCTCAAGCTACACCAATTATTGTGGGCAGAGCTTTGGAAATATTTATGGCTAATTTGGTTGAAGTATCTGTCTTACAAGCTAAACAACAAGGCGTGAAGAGAATAACTGCATCTCATGTAAAATCGGCTATTGAAAACActgaacaatttgattttttggTTGAGGCGGTTGAGAAGTATCCCTCATTGAAGAATTAA
- a CDS encoding Sen2 tRNA splicing endonuclease subunit (the C. parapsilosis ortholog has an intron in the UTR; similar to C. parapsilosis CPAR2_400150 and C. albicans SEN2), whose translation MGKKNSRLLNRIYQKPLPIDVAVKYAVILTNPFSWLGYVWNLLRVNFWDTVNFNKIDVVYDNGVFKVVDTDSMVKLWREGFFGKGILSRSEPTWHARTVARLNIVNDGKQNNIAMEDVTKSRRFERIEFKRQRQRLQDLQLKQRKGLITDEEVTEMAKLDEQLVEFRKKDFINVGETEVQIRDEDADIIDDEESVVQLEYMQLQAVEVFFLQFAFNKTSVDSLSLKQLFIRCCQQHDSSIKANNKFIVNYVAYHYFRSKGWCVRSGIKFGTDYLLYKRGPPFSHAEFCVSVMQDDYEQGIGPYDWFQICAKARVIGSVKKNFVQIYVEAPSQVEFDKIFTTSDIDDGLMFKQLLSKYRVSEVLYKRWNPSRTRD comes from the coding sequence ATGGGGAAAAAGAACTCGAGATTGTTGAATAgaatatatcaaaaacCATTGCCGATTGATGTTGCTGTGAAATATGCTGTTATTTTGACAAATCCGTTCTCATGGCTTGGATATGTTTGGAATTTGCTACGCGTCAATTTCTGGGATACAgtaaatttcaacaaaattgatgttgtttatGACAATGGTGTGTTCAAGGTTGTTGATACTGACTCGATGGTTAAGTTATGGAGGGAAGGCTTTTTTGGTAAAGGGATATTGTCTAGGTCAGAACCAACTTGGCATGCTAGAACAGTAGCGCGACTCAATATAGTTAATGATGGGAAGCAGAATAATATTGCCATGGAAGATGTAACAAAAAGTCGAAGgtttgaaagaattgagtTTAAAAGACAGAGACAAAGGTTGCAggatttacaattgaaacagAGAAAAGGTTTGATTACTGATGAGGAAGTTACTGAAATGGCAAAGTTGGATGAACAGTTGGTTGAATTTAGGAAAAAGGATTTTATTAATGTTGGAGAGACAGAAGTTCAGATACGAGATGAAGATGCTgatattattgatgatgaagaatctGTTGTTCAATTGGAGTATATGCAATTGCAAGCTGTCGAAGTGTTTTTCTTGCAATTTGCATTCAACAAGACCAGTGTTGATAGCTTATCCCTAAAGCAGTTGTTCATTCGATGCTGTCAGCAACATGACTCTTCAATCAAAGCCAATAACAAGTTCATCGTCAACTATGTTGCATACCACTATTTCAGATCGAAAGGTTGGTGTGTGAGATCAGGTATCAAGTTTGGAACTGATTACTTATTGTACAAACGAGGACCACCCTTTTCTCATGCCGAATTTTGTGTGCTGGTTATGCAAGATGATTATGAGCAAGGTATTGGTCCATATGattggtttcaaatatgTGCTAAAGCTAGAGTCATTGGAAGTGTAAAGAAGAATTTCGTTCAAATTTATGTTGAAGCACCACTgcaagttgaatttgataaaatatTTACCACTAGtgacattgatgatggGTTAATGTTTAAGCAATTATTGAGCAAGTATAGAGTATCTGAAGTTTTGTATAAGAGATGGAACCCTAGCCGGACTAGAGATTGA
- a CDS encoding Arg83 zinc finger protein, protein MARKERTFDGCWTCRSRKVKCDLTKPFCLRCTKSKRECLGYAIKLRWSDPVTISRDKSMTSLKSGDGELDNMQRRNVDLMEFPREMLYETYAELNSILEKVDDSAIISGKANLGPFRCFRLVEGTSDPNVDRKQEIRVPIVPLRSPPTSPPIQPTPPTKRRKVGTSISKTSIFSKTNNSHVHYDLLNFAKLTILAIKGPDYKFNDQNMLHILYPKFFPNIDSDDAWFANATLVNSKLYTRRDNELTLYPLFRNLLDHFTSDLFSVNRIGMKNNYFDILVIPYVKQIVGQFICWDFAFWDVNDLQELEELDDKQLLQGIKLCIIYLCLGLSAFKVSKRTSLHEENEDDEYKIDEYLKIGIELRKLGIKLLNYHLDESDVIAERQKGDKAVEDYDTMLLLALILQIELDSMFSVFENLDLIYAIGDFVIKNKLETRTRNGTMNKFLINAFKIKYFLYESTQAINLFNYQMEEEDEKRYRDLKEDYNLIDDLDSDDDEEKDTALDSRFKPSIENLLAASEPTKMEYVPTAFTINFNNNRQYSAAYELTGDSIESSPSQIKFAPSLNIRFTTTLDTELIYLMYGIPKDLLHIFHESIHLANHKNIFTVKKVFPRNFPRICAEVEDKLLRWNLSQSSWNLDPKNVFHNFLTNHVYSFHQAVIICHNKLVKKNFDIHQHQDSVKKCLDYLCQAVDGATQLHLNYKPMFWNLLISGSVAAETSTQERIKQMWQTCPGFELQSNHWRAKQILYEIWKRRANGEEEEANLGFMNLIREWDIALSLG, encoded by the coding sequence ATGGCCAGAAAAGAGAGAACATTTGACGGGTGTTGGACATGCCGATCGCGAAAGGTTAAATGCGACTTGACAAAGCCATTTTGTTTGCGGTGTACCAAACTGAAACGGGAGTGCCTTGGATATGCTATCAAATTGAGATGGAGCGATCCAGTTACGATATCTAGAGACAAAAGCATGACTAGCTTGAAACTGGGAGATGGCGAGTTAGATAATATGCAAAGGAGGAATGTGGATTTGATGGAATTTCCTCGAGAAATGCTTTACGAGACGTATGCAGAGTTGAATTcgattttggaaaaagttgatgacTCGGCGATAATTTCGGGTAAGGCAAATTTGGGTCCATTTAGATGTTTTAGACTTGTTGAAGGCACACTGGATCCAAATGTGGACAGAAAGCAAGAAATTCGAGTACCAATAGTGCCGTTGAGGTCGCCTCCCACTTCCCCACCAATTCAACCGACTCCTCCCACGAAAAGACGAAAAGTGGGCACTAGTATTTCCAAAACCTCTATATTCTCCAAAACTAACAATAGTCATGTCCATTATGACCTTCTAAACTTTGCGAAACTTACAATCTTGGCAATCAAAGGCCCCGActacaaattcaatgacCAAAACATGCTACATATATTGTATCCTAAATTTTTCCCCAACATTGACTCTGATGATGCCTGGTTTGCCAATGCGACATTAGTCAATAGTAAACTATACACGAGAAGGGACAATGAGTTGACATTGTACCCGTTATTCCGCAACCTATTGGATCATTTCACGCTGGATTTGTTTAGTGTGAATCGTATTGGGATGAAGAATAATTATTTTGACATTTTGGTTATCCCATATGTTAAGCAAATTGTGGGTCAATTTATATGCTGGGACTTTGCCTTTTGGGATGTCAATGATTTGCAAGAGTTGGAGGAATTGGATGACAAACAGTTGTTACAAGGTATAAAATTGTGCATCATATATTTGTGCTTAGGCCTCAGCGCCTTCAAAGTGTCCAAAAGAACCTCTTTGcatgaagaaaatgaagatgacgagtacaaaattgatgaatacTTGAAAATTGGTATCGAGTTACGGAAACTAGGcatcaagttgttgaattatCATTTGGATGAGTCGGATGTAATTGCCGAGCGACAGAAGGGGGATAAAGCAGTTGAAGATTACGACACCATGTTGCTTCTTGCTTTAATTCTACAAATTGAACTAGACAGTATGTTTAGtgtgtttgaaaatttggacTTGATTTATGCTATTGGAGACTTTGTcatcaagaacaaattggaaacGAGGACCCGAAATGGTACCATGAACAAATTTCTCATTAATGCATTCAAGATTAAATACTTCTTATATGAAAGTACACAGGcaatcaacttgttcaattaccaaatggaagaagaagatgagaAGCGGTATAGGGATTTGAAAGAGGACtacaatttgattgatgatcTCGATAGTGACGATGACGAAGAGAAAGACACTGCCCTCGATTCAAGATTCAAACCtagtattgaaaatttactTGCGGCAAGTGAACCAACAAAGATGGAGTATGTACCAACAGCCtttacaatcaatttcaacaataatagACAATACAGTGCGGCATATGAGCTCACGGGGGACTCTATTGAGAGTTCACCTTCACAAATCAAGTTTGCACCAAGCTTGAATATCAGATTCACCACCACTTTAGACACAGAACTTATCTATTTGATGTATGGAATACCCAAGGATTTATTACATATATTTCACGAATCTATCCATTTGGCTAATCATAAAAATATATTCACTGTCAAGAAGGTATTTCCTCGAAATTTTCCTCGAATATGTGCTGAAGTGGAGGATAAATTGCTAAGATGGAACCTAAGTCAACTGAGTTGGAATCTAGATCCAAAGAATGTGTTTCACAATTTCCTTACCAATCACGTCTACTCTTTTCACCAAGCAGTGATTATATGTCACAACAAACTagttaaaaaaaattttgacatccatcaacatcaagaCTCGGTGAAGAAATGTTTAGATTATCTATGCCAAGCAGTGGACGGTGCTACCCAGCTACACCTTAATTACAAACCGatgttttggaatttgCTAATTTCCGGCTCAGTAGCAGCCGAAACATCAACTCAGGAACGTATCAAACAGATGTGGCAAACGTGTCCTGGCTTTGAATTACAATCGAACCATTGGCGAGCAAAACAAATATTGTATgagatttggaaaagaagagcCAATGgcgaagaagaagaggctAATTTAGGATTCATGAATTTGATCCGTGAATGGGATATAGCACTAAGCTTAGGATAG
- a CDS encoding Sul2 sulfate transporter yields MSDFIHRVESEVKSVVSDSQRGVNSPLPNEYPHIYEDSHVVNQPHDFEAEQEYNQHHPHSNYYVPAYHEEEVAVKEWFQKVFAHPLTLIKNYLFSLFPILHWILHYNGRWLYGDLVAGITVGIVLVPQSMSYAQLAGLEPQYGLYSSFVGVFIYSFFATSKDVSIGPVAVMSLQVSKVIAHVQDKYGDEYAAPEIATFLALICGGIATGIGVLRLGFILEFISVPAVMGFMTGSAFNIITGQVPALMGYNKLVNTRDSTYLVVVNTLKHLPDTKVDAAFGLVCLFILYVWKFSTDYAQKRWPKYKIYFFYVQQLRNAIVIVVATAISWGVVHPQKVAFDGPSSDYKPPFSTIGDVPRGLRHVGVFHPPDGIIDAMASEIPVSTVILLLEHIAISKSFGRINDYKVVPDQEVIAIGVNNLIGTFFSAYPATGSFSRSALKAKCGVRTPLAGIFTGAVVLLALYALTSAFYYIPKAVLSAVIIHAVSDLIANYKITWSFWKISPIDCGIFLIAVILTVFVTIEAGIYFAIAASVVVLLFRIAIPNGLFLGRVQVAELVNPIIDEQDSYDNESNSSTSGSSDVEIHQVFSGGSNYRSTDDKVKDKSEVVERKTTTQELAKQNPKIKFHTRWVPLNHKNINSDIPVTPPPPGVIVFKPVESFTYPNASRQIDRVSDEAKRITRRAKPYSYTDTGSRPWNDPGPLKWNLPFLRKYNKEEKIEEDTRPILRIIHFDFSTVSQIDITSVQALVDLRKAMNAYADREVEFHFSGILSPWIRRALLNAGFGTYEDGLTSANNYVNIATGYTDIESGVNEQYVAAVGTNTPFFHLDIPNYE; encoded by the coding sequence ATGTCTGATTTTATTCACAGAGTGGAATCTGAAGTAAAGTCGGTAGTATCTGATTCACAAAGAGGAGTAAATTCTCCCCTCCCCAATGAATACCCGCATATATATGAAGACTCACATGTGGTAAATCAACCACATGACTTTGAAGCTGAACAAGAATATAACCAACATCACCCTCACTCAAACTATTATGTACCGGCTTACcatgaagaagaagttgctGTTAAAGAGtggtttcaaaaagtttttgcTCATCCATTGACCCTTATTAAGAATTAtttgttttcattattcCCCATTTTACACTGGATCTTGCATTACAATGGTAGATGGTTATATGGAGATTTGGTTGCTGGTATCActgttggtattgttttggTTCCTCAATCTATGTCTTATGCTCAATTGGCTGGGTTAGAACCACAATATGGTTTATATTCTTCATTTGTCGGTGTGTTTATTTACTCGTTCTTTGCTACTTCCAAAGATGTTTCCATTGGTCCTGTTGCTGTTATGTCGTTacaagtttcaaaagttaTTGCTCATGTTCAGGACAAGTATGGAGATGAGTATGCTGCACCTGAAATTGCTACATTTTTGGCTTTAATTTGTGGTGGTATTGCAACTGGTATTGGTGTTTTGAGATTGGGTTTCATTTTAGAATTTATTTCTGTTCCAGCAGTCATGGGATTTATGACTGGGTCTGctttcaacattatcaCTGGTCAAGTTCCAGCATTGATGGGTTACAACAAATTGGTCAACACTAGAGACAGTACTTACTTGGTTGTTGTCAACACTTTGAAACACTTACCTGACACTAAAGTTGATGCTGCTTTTGGtttggtttgtttatttattttgtATGTGTGGAAATTTAGTACTGATTATGCTCAAAAGAGATGGCCAAAGTACAAGATTTACTTTTTCTatgttcaacaattgagaaatgccattgttattgttgttgccaCCGCCATTTCATGGGGAGTTGTCCATCCCCAAAAAGTTGCTTTTGATGGTCCTTCTTCCGATTATAAACCTCCGTTTAGTACTATTGGTGATGTTCCAAGGGGTCTTAGACATGTTGGTGTTTTCCATCCTCCTGATGGTATTATTGATGCCATGGCTTCAGAAATTCCTGTCTCAACTgtcattttgttgttggaacATATCGCTATTTCGAAATCTTTTGGTAGAATTAACGACTACAAAGTTGTTCCAGACCAAGAAGTTATTGCTATCGGTGTTAATAACTTGATCGGTACGTTTTTTAGCGCTTATCCCGCCACTGGTTCATTCTCAAGATCTGCTTTGAAAGCTAAATGTGGTGTTAGAACTCCTTTGGCTGGTATTTTCACTGGtgctgttgttttgttggcATTGTATGCTTTGACATCTGCTTTCTACTACATTCCAAAAGCAGTTTTGAGTGCAGTTATCATTCATGCTGTGTCTGATCTTATTGCCAATTATAAAATCACTTGgtcattttggaaaatcaGTCCAATCGATTGTGGTATCTTCTTAATTGCTGTTATCTTGACTGTTTTTGTCACCATTGAAGCTGGTATTTACTTTGCCATTGCTGCATCGGtagttgttttgttgtttagaATTGCTATTCCAAATGGTTTGTTCTTGGGTAGAGTACAAGTTGCTGAACTTGTGAATCCAATCATCGATGAACAAGATTCATATGATAATGAGTCAAACTCGAGTACCAGTGGCTCTTCCGACGTCGAAATCCACCAAGTATTTTCGGGAGGTTCAAACTACAGATCTACTGATGACAAGGTAAAGGACAAGTCAGAAGTGGTTGAACGTAAAACAACCACACAAGAATTGGCAAAGCAAAATCCAAAGATTAAATTTCACACACGTTGGGTGCCATTGAACCACAAAAACATTAATAGCGATATCCCAGTTactccaccaccaccaggcgtcattgttttcaaacCAGTTGAGTCATTCACTTATCCTAATGCATCGCGTCAAATTGACAGAGTATCAGATGAAGCCAAGAGAATCACAAGAAGAGCCAAGCCTTATAGTTATACCGATACTGGATCCAGACCATGGAATGACCCAGGTCCATTGAAGTGGAACTTGCCATTCTTGAGGAAATACAATAAGGAAGagaagattgaagaagatacGCGTCCAATCTTGCGTATAATACATTTCGATTTCTCCACCGTATCTCAAATCGATATCACTTCAGTACAAGCTTTGGTTGACTTGAGGAAAGCTATGAATGCTTATGCTGATCGTGAAGTTGAATTCCACTTTTCCGGTATCTTGAGTCCTTGGATTAGAAGAGCTTTGTTAAATGCCGGATTTGGTACTTATGAGGATGGATTAACTTCAGCCAACAATTATGTCAATATTGCTACAGGATATACCGATATAGAAAGTGGCGTTAATGAGCAGTatgttgctgctgttggtACAAACACGCCATTTTTCCATTTGGATATACCAAATTATGAATAG